In Ostrea edulis chromosome 4, xbOstEdul1.1, whole genome shotgun sequence, a single window of DNA contains:
- the LOC125670125 gene encoding heparan sulfate glucosamine 3-O-sulfotransferase 6-like: MDMWGFIPYRTFRNCRKKSCYQGLLIVSLLLTLSILSFNTHLLTQDLWSSSRYSGENLYPKLSDFGHHNRNLQNILPFESTRSHHQGKHDQRTRKSPNKADKLATNWNMTLTSKLSQAKVPSERGEDTLGEKERGRKRRLPQAIIIGVKKGGTRALLEFLRVHPDVLATGPEPHFFDKHYHRGLEWYRDLMPETLPHQMTIEKTPSYFITKEVPSRVYKMSNSTKLILVVRNPVTRAISDYTQILSKHGKIKSFQSSAFLHNDTNKINSSWMVIRIGLYVKHLENWLSVFPRKQIHFVHGENLVTNPGEEMRKVQEFLGLQPLITEEHFFMNKTRGFPCIRKTLNSKRGHCLDESKGRKHPTLPAKVISSLRRFYRPFNAKFYQMTNINFHWT, from the exons ATGGATATGTGGGGTTTTATTCCATATCGGACTTTTAGGAACTGTCGGAAAAAGTCGTGCTACCAGGGGCTGCTCATCGTGTCCTTACTTCTAACTTTAAGCATTCTTAGTTTTAATACTCACCTCTTGACTCAGGACCTTTGGAGTTCATCCAGATACTCAGGAGAAAATTTGTATCCTAAACTTTCGGATTTTGGACACCATAACAGAAACTTACAAAATATCTTGCCATTCGAGAGTACGCGATCACATCACCAGGGAAAACATGACCAGCGGACGAGAAAATCCCCTAACAAAGCAGACAAACTGGCAACTAATTGGAACATGACTTTGACATCTAAATTGAGTCAAGCGAAAGTCCCGTCAGAGAGGGGCGAAGACACTTTAGGTGAAAAGGAACGGGGAAGAAAGCGGCGGCTTCCACAAGCTATAATCATAGGGGTGAAAAAGGGCGGGACACGGGCCTTGTTAGAATTTCTCCGCGTCCATCCAGACGTCTTGGCTACGGGTCCTGAGCCGCacttttttgataaacattaCCACAGAGGCTTGGAATGGTACAG AGACCTGATGCCAGAGACCTTACCACACCAAATGACGATTGAAAAAACCCCAAGCTACTTCATCACAAAAGAAGTTCCTTCAAGAGTGTACAAAATGTCGAACTCTACCAAACTGATATTAGTTGTAAGAAATCCCGTTACTCGTGCTATTTCAGACTATACACAGATTCTCAGCAAACATGGAAAAATTAAGTCGTTTCAGAGCTCTGCCTTTTTGCACAATGACACCAATAAAATTAATTCGTCATGGATGGTGATCAGAATTGGTTTATATGTTAAACATTTAGAAAACTGGTTATCCGTATTCCCAAGAAAGCAGATTCATTTTGTGCATGGTGAAAATTTAGTGACAAATCCCGGGGAGGAAATGAGAAAAGTGCAGGAGTTTCTCGGACTGCAGCCCCTGATAACGGAGGaacatttcttcatgaataaaACCCGAGGGTTTCCGTGTATCAGGAAAACACTTAACAGCAAACGGGGGCACTGTCTAGACGAGAGCAAGGGTCGTAAACATCCCACCTTACCGGCTAAAGTGATTTCCTCCCTGAGACGGTTTTATCGCCCCTTTAATGCCAAATTTTACcaaatgacaaacataaacTTTCACTGGACGTAA